From the genome of Triticum aestivum cultivar Chinese Spring chromosome 3B, IWGSC CS RefSeq v2.1, whole genome shotgun sequence, one region includes:
- the LOC123066906 gene encoding cysteine-rich receptor-like protein kinase 15 has protein sequence MASLAGAVQLLVITQLVVSTLRLFLTMEACSCFCFADPILHINPRPYSPRRCRGPLRYINTHRGTLKLNNLEALLVIELQQRRARYEVDGNISKASDSRCMGHDVLEHILDGTEEPTNLPFELLKNITRNFSEEREIGHGGFGMVYKGVLRNGIVAVKRIFSHHTINETLFYHEVNSLLNVNHENVVRFLGYCACTEEKAMRIEGVREYIYAEIRERLLCFEYIGNGSLREYVTDELRGLEWNTRYQIIKQICHGLHYLHMEKHILHMDVKPDNILLDKDMVAKISDFGLSRLDEKSQTMDAKHCVTLGYCSPEYLLGGKMSVKSDMYSLGVIIIELVTGYKDIPDNNNVLRRWRHRWNKSLKETPWSYQKLQITKCIGIGLHCQESDPYRRPFIRDVIHDIDRNEGTFGQNNNADEFYVDQVRPCWDDDMLDIEPLKLHFQFELNKKISCLLHLANGTTTTIAFAIQSVSPMPYCIQPNKGIVLPLSSCAIVITLQPQSNPPKDMQHLGEFVVRSAKVIDGVTPEEITSDMFNKVSGEVVDEVNVDAIFDMPLLLGET, from the exons ATGGCGTCCCTGGCCGGAGCTGTCCAACTCCTGGTGATCACGCAGCTGGTCGTCTCCACGCTGAGGCTCTTCCTAACAATGGAGGCATGTAGTTGCTTTTGCTTTGCAGATCCGATCCTCCACATCAATCCACGTCCTTATTCCCCCCGCCGATGCCGCGGACCGCTGCGGTATATCAACACTCACCGTGGAACACTTAAACTCAATAATCTCGAAGCCTTATTAGTCATCGAGTTGCAGCAGCGAcgtgcaaggtatgaagttgatggcAACATCTCCAAGGCTTCCGATTCCAG GTGCATGGGACATGATGTGCTCGAGCATATACTTGATGGCACAGAGGAGCCGACGAATCTACCGTTCGAGCTTCTGAAGAACATCACCAGAAATTTCTCCGAAGAGAGAGAAATCGGTCATGGTGGATTTGGAATGGTTTACAAG GGTGTGCTCCGAAATGGGATTGTTGCTGTGAAGAGGATTTTCAGCCACCACACAATCAATGAAACGTTATTTTATCATGAAGTTAACAGTCTATTGAATGTTAACCATGAAAATGTAGTCCGATTTCTTGGATACTGTGCTTGTACCGAGGAAAAGGCAATGCGAATTGAAGGAGTAAGAGAATATATTTACGCCGAGATAAGAGAAAGACTGCTCTGTTTTGAGTATATTGGCAACGGGAGCCTTCGTGAATATGTTACTG ACGAGTTAAGGGGGCTTGAATGGAATACACGCTATCAGATAATAAAACAAATTTGTCATGGTTTGCATTACCTACACATGGAAAAGCATATTCTTCACATGGATGTGAAACCTGACAATATACTTCTAGATAAAGACATGGTGGCAAAAATCTCGGACTTTGGATTATCAAGACTGGATGAAAAATCACAAACAATGGACGCAAAACATTGTGTAACATT AGGATATTGCTCTCCGGAATACCTACTTGGTGGTAAGATGTCAGTCAAATCAGACATGTATAGCTTGGGTGTAATAATCATTGAACTGGTGACAGGATATAAAGATATCCCCGACAACAATAAT GTACTGAGAAGATGGAGACATAGATGGAATAAATCACTGAAGGAAACACCATGGTCTTACCAGAAATTACAAATAACTAAATGCATCGGAATAGGCCTACATTGTCAGGAAAGTGACCCATACAGACGGCCATTTATACGAGACGTAATACATGACATCGACAGAAATGAAGGTACTTTTGGACAAAACAACAACGCTGATGAATTTTATGTTGACCAG GTAAGGCCTTGTTGGGATGATGATATGCTTGATATTGAGCCGCTTAAGCTACATTTCCAATTTGAACTTAACAAGAAGATATCATGCCTACTTCATCTAGCCAACGGTACCACTACTACCATTGCCTTCGCTATACAATCCGTGAGCCCGATGCCATACTGCATACAACCGAATAAAGGAATTGTGCTACCACTATCTAGTTGTGCCATTGTGATAACATTACAACCACAAAGTAATCCACCAAAGGACATGCAACACCTGGGTGAGTTTGTCGTACGGAGCGCCAAAGTAATTGATGGAGTTACACCTGAGGAGATAACGTCAGACATGTTCAATAAAGTGTCAGGTGAAGTGGTTGATGAGGTGAACGTGGATGCTATTTTTGACATGCCACTACTACTTGGGGAAACTTAA